A stretch of DNA from Ranitomeya variabilis isolate aRanVar5 chromosome 1, aRanVar5.hap1, whole genome shotgun sequence:
acagacacctgatttaatgcaatgtgatagaatcctgactagaaatgagaggaaaattcatagacgccggaatggcttgtgctactactgtggtgattctacacatgttatctcagcatgctctaaacgtatatctaaggttgttagtcctgtcaccgttggtaatttgcatcctaagtttattctgtctgtaactttgatttgctcactgtcatcttatcctgtcatggcgtttgtagattcaggtgctgccctgagtcttatggatctctcatttgctaagcgctgtggttttattcttgaaccattagaaaatcctatccctcttaggggtattgatgctacgccattggcagaaaataagccgcagtattggacacaggttaccatgtgcatgactcctgaacaccgcgaggtgatacgttttctcgttctacataaaatgcatgatttggttgttttggggctgccatggttacagacccataatccagtccttgactggaaggctatgtcagtgtctagttggggctgtcgtggtattcatgaggattccctgcctgtgtctattgcttcttctacgccttcggaagttccggagtacttgtctgattatcaggatgtctttagcgagtccaggtccagtgcattgcctcctcatagggaatgtgactgtgcaatagatttgattccaggcagtaaatttcctaagggaagactgtttaatctgtcgatacctgaacataccgctatgcgttcatatatcaaggagtctctggagaaaggacacatccgtccgtcttcttcccctcttggtgcgggattcttttttgtggctaaaaaggacggatctttgaggccttgtattgactatcggcttttaaataagatcactgtcaaatttcagtatcctttgccgctgttgtctgacttgtttgcccggattaaaggtgccaagtggtttaccaagatagaccttcgtggtgcgtacaaccttgtgcgcattaagcaaggggatgaatggaaaaccgcattcaatacgcccgaaggtcattttgagtacttggtgatgccttttgggctctctaatgccccttcagtttttcagtcctttatgcatgacattttccggaactatctggataaatttctgatcgtttatctggatgatattctggttttttctgataattgggactcgcatgtggagcaggtcaggatggtctttaaaattttgcgtgaaaattctttgtttgtcaagggctcaaagtgtctttttggtgtacagaaggttccctttttggggttcattttttccccttctgctgtggagatggacccagtcaaggtccgagctattcttgattggactcagccctcgtcagttaagagtcttcagaagttcttgggtttcgctaacttctaccgtcgttttatcgctaacttttctagcattgtgaaacctttgacggatatgaccaagaagggctccgatgtggttaattgggctcctgctgccgtggaggctttccaggagttgaaacgtcggtttacttcggcgcctgttttgtgccagcctgatgtctcgcttccctttcaagttgaggtggatgcttcagagattggagcaggggccgttttgtcgcagagaggccctggttactctgttatgagaccttgcgcctttttctctaggaagttttcgcctgcggagcgaaattatgatgtgggcaatcgggagttgttggccatgaaatgggcatttgaggagtggcgtcattggctcgagggtgctaagcatcgtgtggtggtcttgactgatcacaaaaatctgatgtatctcgagtctgctaaacgcctgaatcctagacaggcccgctggtcattgtttttctcccgttttgactttgttgtctcgtatttaccaggttcaaagaatgtgaaggccgatgctctttccaggagctttgtgcctgatgctcctggagtcgctgaacctgttggtattcttaaggatggtattatcttgtcagctatttctccagatctgcgacgtgtgttgcagagatttcaggctgataggcctgattcttgtccacctgacagactgtttgtgcctgataagtggaccagcagagtcatttccgaggttcattcctcggtgttggcaggtcacccaggaatttttggcaccagagatctggtggccagatccttttggtggccttccttgtctagggatgtgcggtcatttgtgcagtcctgtgggacttgtgctcgagctaagccttgctgttctcgtgccagcgggttgctcttgcccttgcctgtccctaagagaccttggacacatatctccatggatttcatttctgatcttccggtgtctcagggcatgtctgttatctgggtgatatgtgatcgcttctccaagatggtccatttggttcctttgcctaaactgccttcctcttccgatctggttcctgtgtttttccagaacgtggttcggttgcacggcatccctgagaatattgtgtcagacagaggatcccagttcgtttccagattctggcgatccttttgtagtaggatgggcattgacttgtcgttttcgtctgctttccatcctcagactaatggacagacggagcgaactaatcagactttggaggcttatttgaggtgttttgtctctgctgatcaggacgattgggtgaccttcttgccgttagctgagtttgcccttaataatcgggctagttccgccaccttggtttcgccgtttttctgcaactctggtttccaccctcgtttttcttcgggtcatgtggaaccttctgactgccctggggtggattctgtggtggataggttgcagcggatctggaatcttgtggtggacaacttgaagttgtcacaggagagggctcagcgctttgccaaccgccgccgcggtgtgggtccccgactacgtgttggggatttggtgtggctttcttcccgctttgttcctatgaaggtttcctctcccaaatttaaacctcgttttattggtccttacaagatattggaaattcttaatcctgtgtcctttcgcctggatcttcctgtgtcgtttgctatccacaacgtgtttcataggtccttgttgcggcggtacgttgtgcctgtggttccttctgctgagcctcctgctccggtgttggttgagggcgagttggagtacgtggtggagaagatcttggattctcgtctctccaggcggaggcttcagtacctggtcaagtggaagggctatggtcaggaagataattcctgggtggtcgcctctgatgttcatgcggccgatttagttcgtgcctttcacgccgctcatcctgatcgccctggtggtcgtggtgagggttcggtgacccctcactaaggggggggtactgttgtgattttgctttttgctccctctagtggtcattagtgatttgactctggagcgtctgtcttttcctatatcctcacctgggccgttagttcaggggcgttgctatataagctccctggaccttcagttcaatgcctggcatcgttgaaatcagagctaatctgttgtgctcttgtcctctgatcctggttcctgtttttcaagctaagtctgcttctttgctttttgcttttgttttgtttggtatttttgtccagcttgttcctatctgtatcctgacctttgctggaagctctagggggctggtgttctccccccggaccgttagacggttcgggggttcttgaatctccagcgtggatttttatagggtttttgttgaccagataagttatcttgctttattctgctattagtaagctggcctctctttgctgaacctggttcatttctgtgtttgtcatttcctcttacctcaccgttattatttgtgggggggcttgtatcttgctttggggtccctttctctggaggcaagagaggtctttgttttcttctcctaggggtagttagattctccggctggcgcgagtcatctagcgatcaccgtaggcatgatccccggctacttctagtgttggcgttaggagtagctatttggtcaacccagttaccacagccctatgagctggatttttgtatcttgcagacttacacgttcctctgagaccctgtccactggggtcataacactatcctatttacagtgggtgaaataagtatttgatcccttgctgattttctaagtttgcccactgacaaagacatgaacagtctataattttaagggaaggttaattttaacattgagagagagaatatcaaaaataaaatccagaaagtcacattgttataaattatatacatttatgtgtattttgcagtgagaaataagtatttgatcccctaccaaacaTTAagggttctggctcctacagaccagttagatgctcctaatcaactcgttacctacaTTAAGGACAGCAGTTTTACATCttgacctttataaaagactcgctttataaggatgtcagtgaTAAGATCATaggcctgcacaaagctggaatgggctacaaaatcataCGTAaggcgctgggtgagaaggagacaactgttggtgcaatagtaagaaaattgaacaaatacaaaatgactgtcaattgtcatcgatctggggcaccatgcaaaatctcacctcgtggagtatccttgatcatgaggaaaatgagagatcagcctaaaactacacggggcgaacttgttaatgatctcaaggcagctgggaccacagtcaccaagaattccattggtaacacattacgccctaAAGGTTTAAAATCTTTCAGTGCCCGcaatgtccccctgctcaagaaggcacatgtgcaggcctgtctgaagtttacaaatgaacacctggatgattctgtgagtgactgcgagaaggtgctgtggtcagatgaggcaaagattgagctctttggcattaactcaactcgccatttttggaggaagagaaattctgcctatgacccaaagaacactgtccccactatcAAGCATTAAGGTGGaaacattattagtgatgagcgaatatactcgttacttgagatttctcgagcatgctcgggggtcctccgagtattttttagtgctcggagatttagttcttgtcgcagctgaatgatttacatctgttctctgctaagggcacaagactacttcaccacatcaatgggtcttccagcaagacaatggctcaaaacatacagccaaggcaacaaaggagtggatcaaaaagaagcacattaaggtcatggagtggcctagccagtctccagacctaaatcccataaaaaacttatggagggagttgaagctccgagttgccaagcaacagtctcaaaatcttaatgatttagagatgatctgcaaagaggagtggaccaaaattcctcctgacatgtgcgcaaacttcatcaactacaaaaaacgtctgactgctgtgcatgccaacaagggttttgccaccaagtattaagtcttgtttgccagagggattaaatacttatttctcaccgcaaaatgcaaataaatttatataatttatacaatgtgattttttggattttattttggatattctatctctcaatgttaaaattaacctacccttaaaattatagactgttcatgtctttgtcattggtaaacttacaaaatcagcaagggatcaaatacttttttccaccACTGTATATACATTTGTATACGCACAACAGACATCCTTGTTGGCATTGCTGGGGTCTTTCACTTCAAGAAGGAGCTGCAGTCATGttaaataagggtatgtgcacacgttgcggatttcctgcagagccGCAGtgttttttaccgtgcagaaatactgcagatctgcaagtgatttacagtacaatgtaaatcagaatgagaaaaaaacgctgtgctaatggtgcggaatatTCTGTGCGGAAAcgttgcggattaaaagaagtagcatgtcactacttttttgcggatctgcagcgtttttgtacccattccattatagaaatccgcaggggtaaaaaactcaagaaatccgcagcaaatccgcacaaaaaaacgcgacaaatccgcacctgcgttttctaccaagagatgcagaatccgcacaaaaaattccttaggttaatccgcaacgtgggcacatagcctaaggcttctttcacacgtccgtcggtacgcggccgtcgctaagcgtcgacCCGAcgaacgttgtgaaaatttggcacaacgtgggcagccgaTGCagcttttcaacgcatccgctgcacaTTCTAAACtcccggggagaagggggcggagttccggccgcgcatgcgcggtaggaaatgcagaatccgacgtacgaaaaaacattgaacgttttttcgtgacgacggtccgcaaaacacgatgcatccagtgCGCGACGGACtcgacatatggccatacgtcgcgatccgtcggcaatacaagtctatgggaaaaaaacgcatcctgtgggcacatttgcaggatgcgttttttcccaaaacgacgtattgcgacggaggccaaacgacgcaagtgtgaaagtagcctaagattgtCAAGACCAGTCTAATTCTAGGAGACTTGGACAGTCAGCTATTTTTGCTACTGCAATTCCGTGTGACAGGAGGAGAAGGGAGGGGGTGAATGCCCCCTCATTAGTGGCTTCAgagattttaatattttctatgacactcTATGAACAGTCCAGGTTCtaagtgaaaataataaatacccacAGGCAAAAAAACACACTGCAAAATGCTGCATGTGTCCTGCCTGCATTTTAGTGTAAATATATGGTAGATTAACCATCTTACCATATGAGGAGCCTTGAATTTCCTTCGATATCATTGATCTGATGGTTGGTGTAGGGATTAATGAAAATATCATCACTATTCGAGCTGAGAAGTATATTAAAAAATGTCAGTGCAAAAATATTTGAGAAGAATAGTGCAGCATATAATTTCATAATTTTCTGCTGAGCAAAAATTACATTATTCAAATTATTCTTAAATATTCAGTTAAAGGAAAGTACAGTAAACACTTGCCCGTAAATAATTTGGGTTATAAAGTCAAGGATTGTGCACAGATAGTAAGTAATATCTTGCGATCTAGAAAAAGATGCAAACGTGCAGATAAGGCTATGATCACACTTTGCATTTTTGCTTCATTTTCTTGCAGCGTGTTATGCAAATGAAGCAAAagatatgagatttcagaaacttTATACTTATGCTTGTCTTTTTCCTTGACTCAATTGGAAAATTACAGTGTTTTAGaaatcagcagcatgtcaattctttcagcattttttcacccatagaaagtaatgagaaCGTGCAAAAATGCAACTAAGCTTTTTTGTAGCAGTTTTGGTGAATAAAACGAACATTATTAAGTAGTTATTGCAGAGAAATCACATAAACAATCCACACCAAGaggatgcagcaaaaaaaaaaaaaaaaagttgcaaaaatgctGTGAAACCAAcaaaaaatgggtgttttgaacGTTTTTCCTACCAAGAGAGTAGTTTTTGACagctggaaaaaaaaacgctggaaaaaTGCAACAATTTCCCAAAATTTTATGCAGGTCCTCTTGTTACTCTAGTTTATaactattctaggttctttaaagtagcgaccttttgctttgaagactgctttgcacactcttggcattctcttgatgagcttcaagaggtagtcaccaaaaatgttttttacttcacaggtgtgccctgtcaggtttaataagtgggatttcttgccttataaatggggttgggaccatcagttgtgttgagcaagaagtctggtggatacacagctgatagtccaactgaatagactgttagctgcttttttcttgccataatacaaattataagTAAAGaacaacgagtggccatcattactttaagaaatgaaggtcagtcagtccgaaaaattgggaaaacttttaaagtatCCCCAtgggcagttgcaaaaaccatcaagcactacaaagaaactggctcacatgaggaccgccccaggaaaggaagaccaagagtcaactctgcttctgaggataagtttatctgagtcaccagcctctgaaatcgcaggttaacagcacgtcagattagagaccaggtcaatgccacacagagttctagcagcagacacatctctacaacaactgttagggctcttttccatttgcgagataaATGCCCgtctctcgcatgtgaaaaccaagctctggtgccgtcaCTTGGGAGCGGggcgtgcggctgcatgtgttgctatgcagccgcactctccgctctggagtgccggcgccagaacttGGTTTTCACATtcaagacacggacgtttatctcgcaagtggaaaggagcccttaagaggagactttgtgcagcaggccttcatggtaaaatgctagtaaaccactgctaaggacaggcaacaagcagaagagacttgtttaggctaaagaacacaaggaatagacattagaccagtggaaatctgtgctttggtctgatgagtccaaatttgagatctttggttccaaccatcatgtctttgtgcgacgcagaaaaggtgaatggatggactctacatgcctggttcccaccgagaagcatggaggaggaggtgtgatggtgtgggggtgctttgctggtgacactattggggttttattcaaaattgaaggcatactgaaccagcatggctaccacagcatcttgcagcggcatgctatttcatccagtttgcgtttagttggaccatcattcatttttcaacaggacaatgaccccaaacacatctccaggctgtgtaatggctatttgcccaagaaggagagtgatggggtgctacaccagatgacctggcctccacagtcaccagacctgaacccaatcgagatggtttggggtgagctggaccgcagagtgaaggcaaaagggccaacaagtgccaagcatctctgggaactcctcaagattgttggaagaccattcccggtgactacctcttgaagctcatcaagagaatgccaagagtgtgcaaagcagtcatcaaagcaaaaggtggctactttgaagaatctagaatataagacatattttcagttgtttcacactttttttgttaagtatataattccacatgtgttagatgccttcagtgtgaatttacaattttcacagtcatgaaaatacagaaaaatcattaaataagaaggtgtgtccaaacttttggtttgtactgtatgtgAATCGTTACACTACTTGTACAATGACATATACTTACCAATATAATACATGTATGTTGAGCGCACAAAGGCCATAATTATAAGTCCAGAACCAAATGAAATGATTCCAATAGTAATTAATCCCAAATCGCCTGTAAATCGAGAAAAAATTAAAACTCCTAGAAAGCTGGTGATGTAGGTCATGTATGCAGCGGCATTGCCATAGCCAACGTCTACAGGACCCCAATTTAGAGGCTTCTTTAGTACAAACACATTGATTACATCATCAGTTGCCGTAAAAGCAACATTAAAAAGTATAGCACTGACAAACAATGTAATAAGTATGAGCTTTGATGGTGCTGTAAGAACAGAATTTTCGGTATTGTCCTCTTGTATAGTAGTATTTCTAGAGTCTTTTAAAAGTCTGGTTGTCTCGGAATTATCATCTTCTTCTGGTGTCCTCAGAACAAAAATGCAGTATAGGACACAAAATGTGTAGCCACCAATGCTACAGAACATAAGAATAGTTCCTTGATGGCTTGTTATATGTAATAACACAAATAAATGTCCTGATACCAAGCTGCCTACAAATCCAGCTAATCCATACACCATTTCAATAATAATAAGTTTAAGTGATCGACTTCTTTCAGAAGAACATGAAGCAGCCCAAGCCATAACACCGGGCCAATAGGTTGTGAACCAGCCTGTTAATCCATTCAGTGCTGCAGATCCAAAAATCACTTCCACTGGCCATTCCCAGATGATGACAAACAATAAAAACATTCTTGATAGGAGGTATCCGAGCAATGGCACACATATAGTGACTTTCCTGCTCGTCTTGTCTCCAATTTTTGCTATGAGATAGGCAGACAGAAGAGGCGTTAATCCCATGATGACGTTATAAATTATGTAGAAGTTTGAGATGGCTTTCTGTAGCATGTCATCTCTACTAGAGTTGGATGGAACATCTTGGCTGTTGATGGATGTGTTGTAATGATTCCTTACCACCATAAGCAGTGCTGTATCATAGAAGGAGCTCGCAATCTGAGCCCCTGCAACTACTGGCTCAATCCACACTCTAGACATCTTTGTAGTATTGCAGATAATTAGTCTAAGAGGACCTATCACAAGAGAAAAAAATGGCAAcataaattataaaaaatattccaAATACATATAATTAACAGAACTGAGGAATTCCCTCAGTATGACAGGGATGGAGGTTTTTTAACTCTAATTTGTAGGATTTTGAtataggaaagaaatatatcttgctaTCATGTTAGCCATAGCCACCCATAGGTGTGGAAtatagtgaatattcattccctttagtagtggcACATAGTcccggcatggagagcagtgagtattccagctgttgtcctctgcttgtaagcagtgcataacatccctgccatgcgctgcttacaagcataaagcagctgctggcaaaagaacaagatgctgcgagggactgCAGGAAGGTTAAGTGTAATGGTTTATGGGTTTTTTTATGacttctgatgggggccatgcataacaggatggcgATGagagccaatcataccaggaaaaggttggggccatgcatatcaggaagaAGATGGGGccctgcattccaggatagggataaggaagccatgcataccaggacagggatgagggtgccatgcctaCAAcgctagggatgagggagccatgcataccagaatagggatgagaaggccatgcataccaggatggtaaTCAGGGCGCCAtgcctgccaggatagggataagggggccatgcataccaggatggggatgatggggccatgcttgccaggatagggatgaaggtgctatgcataccaggatgtagATGAGGGGGCAATGTATTCCAggattggggccaatcataccaggataagtatgagggggaccatgcctaccaggctagggatgagggagccatgcataccaggatagggatgagaaggccatgcataccaggatggtaaTCAGGGCGCCAtgcctgccaggatagggataagggggccatgcataccaggatggcgatgagagccaatcataccaggaaaaggttggggccagggccggactgggactaaaattcagccctgacatttgaaggtgcacaggcccacttgtcgcatggttaaTATGTAATATCTATGTGTAGGTACAGGTCACAAGAAGTGAGGTGCGTGTAACATGAATATATAACATAGCTCTGTGCCCAGTATTGCagctcagtcctttttattgctcttAGGTGCAGGATCGGGCAAAGCTGCCATTTTACACACAGAGCtgggtctcatagataatgaagatgatgctgcggTATCTTCATATAGCTGATGGACAATGATGCAAAGAGTCATATACCCACTGAGctaatatttatctatttattttactcactgatatagtgccattaattccacagcactttacagatgttATCTTTactatccccattggggctcccaatctacattccctatgagtcattggagtgtgggagaaaaccagagtacccggaagaaacccacgttaacacggggggagaacatacaaactccttgcagatgttgtccttagtagaatttgaactcaggaccccagtgctgcaaagcaacagtgctaaccactaagccaccaaaaATCTCTACAAAGGCCAAGATCTGTGTTACCGCCATATCATGACCATATACTTGTAGATATCAgctctgcagaacatataagagatcacagtacagttatatacactgctcaaaaaaataaagggaacacttaaacaacagaatctaactccaagtaaatcaaacttctgtgaaatcaaactgtccaatcaggaagcaacactgattgacaatcagtttcacatgctgttgtgcaaatagaatagacaacagatgaaattattggcaattatcaagacagcctcaataaaggagtgattctgcaggtggggaccacagaccacatctcagtaccaatgctttctggctgatgttttggtcacttttgaatgttggttgtgctttcacactcgtggtagcatgagacggactctacaacccacacaagtggctcaggtagtgcagctcatccaggatggcacatcaatgcaagctgtggcaagaaggtttgctgtgtctgtcagcgtagtgtccagaggcttgagACGCTACCAGTAGACAGaccagtacactaggagacgttgagggggccgtaggagggcaacaacccagcagcaggaccgctacctcagcctttgtgcaaggagaaacaggaggagcactgccagagccctgcaaaatgacctccagcaggccgtaggagggcaacaacccagcagcaggaccggtacctcagcctttgtgcaaggagaaacaggaggagcactgccagagccctgcaaaatgacctccagcaggccacaaatgtgcatgtgtcataacggttagaaactgactctatgaggatggtctgagtgcccgacgtccacagatgggggttgtctgCAATCCTGGGATGGCTTGCTGACACTTGTACAACTCTATGGTACAGTACAGTGCCGGGAGGCCTACAATTTCTGCACAGCGCCCACTGCTTGTGTACATGATCTCGCAGCAGAAATGAAATCAGCAGGACCAAGGGAGGGGGCCCGGGGTGGCACAGAACAGCACAGAGCCACCCCC
This window harbors:
- the LOC143765011 gene encoding solute carrier family 46 member 2-like, with the translated sequence MSRVWIEPVVAGAQIASSFYDTALLMVVRNHYNTSINSQDVPSNSSRDDMLQKAISNFYIIYNVIMGLTPLLSAYLIAKIGDKTSRKVTICVPLLGYLLSRMFLLFVIIWEWPVEVIFGSAALNGLTGWFTTYWPGVMAWAASCSSERSRSLKLIIIEMVYGLAGFVGSLVSGHLFVLLHITSHQGTILMFCSIGGYTFCVLYCIFVLRTPEEDDNSETTRLLKDSRNTTIQEDNTENSVLTAPSKLILITLFVSAILFNVAFTATDDVINVFVLKKPLNWGPVDVGYGNAAAYMTYITSFLGVLIFSRFTGDLGLITIGIISFGSGLIIMAFVRSTYMYYIARIVMIFSLIPTPTIRSMISKEIQGSSYGKVFVALQLAIEIVAVSSSAGFNKLYQATLDWYSGFCFIVFGALVFTSIIPIGIAAYHNWSRRDQQNNVVVTDPQ